In Microbulbifer celer, a single window of DNA contains:
- the murI gene encoding glutamate racemase, which translates to MPSGSRHSNKAPSVLIFDSGVGAISIAREIRRQIPGLTLHFGIDNGFYPYGTKSEEMLRPRIVEVASTMMATCEADILVVGCNTASTLALPPLREVLKQPVVGVVPAIKPAAAGSRSGTIALIATEGTVNRHYTRELIDQFANGHQVINVPAPELVALAEAKLRGEHISAADLAPVIERIFDAPGGDIVDTAVLACTHFPLLREELAAASPRALTWLDSGDAIARRVRWWLDELDITLPNTPDSSQLLTSSDDHRETILRAFSEFTPDYRSAVIPVRL; encoded by the coding sequence ATGCCATCAGGAAGCCGCCATTCTAACAAGGCACCCTCTGTATTGATATTCGATTCAGGGGTGGGAGCCATCAGCATCGCGCGGGAGATCCGCCGTCAGATCCCCGGCCTGACGTTGCATTTCGGCATCGACAATGGCTTCTATCCCTACGGCACAAAATCCGAGGAGATGCTGCGCCCGCGTATTGTCGAGGTGGCCAGCACCATGATGGCCACGTGCGAGGCCGATATATTGGTGGTGGGCTGTAACACCGCCAGCACCCTGGCATTACCGCCACTGCGAGAAGTACTCAAGCAGCCCGTAGTCGGCGTGGTGCCCGCCATCAAACCCGCCGCCGCCGGCAGCCGCTCCGGCACCATCGCACTGATCGCCACCGAGGGCACCGTCAACCGTCACTACACCCGTGAGCTGATCGACCAGTTTGCCAATGGTCATCAGGTGATCAATGTGCCGGCACCGGAACTGGTGGCGCTGGCGGAAGCCAAGCTCCGCGGAGAGCACATCAGCGCCGCCGATCTGGCGCCGGTGATCGAACGGATTTTTGATGCCCCCGGCGGTGATATCGTCGACACCGCGGTACTCGCCTGCACCCACTTCCCGCTGTTGCGCGAGGAGCTCGCCGCGGCTTCCCCACGCGCCCTTACCTGGCTGGATTCCGGCGATGCCATTGCCCGTCGCGTACGCTGGTGGCTGGATGAACTGGATATCACATTGCCGAACACGCCTGACAGCAGCCAGTTACTCACCAGCAGCGACGACCATCGGGAAACCATCCTCCGCGCCTTTTCCGAGTTCACCCCGGATTACCGCAGTGCCGTTATCCCGGTTAGACTGTGA
- a CDS encoding PD-(D/E)XK nuclease family protein: MLQPAFPLLHILDQLPEGGLLLTPTNRLRNRCQQVFGTSQQANKNWAPPAVESLQGWLDTLWFTLQQKQWQPAMCRVLNREQRQLLWQQCVEDTLDKGLINTQLLAGNCDTALSQLIQWLKVEDLTAADEALAPHWEKIGLQAGDYPLFQVLPLFQQQLQQRNAITPDQRDLLIARAFDEGQLAKLPQISLAGFVQNSPLTDRIFASATESLQRYPIPEKDQAKIQVARCHNLEEELQQAARWAAQKLAQNPDNSVGIVVNNLGQCRPLVEQVFARVLEPQWLAPAQAAYTLPFNFSAGTPLAKTPVGAATLQLLETLRDKFDYSQLRNLLFSPFWGDDSNEEQHLRSALFRRLQKQELREVPGNILCTCTEKLASEIAPESPLPAQLNQLGEWARRWQRAPAEIWAQRFSELLARLQWPGKRNPNSQEYQQLMLWEQALENFAGLNEFTGSLPLSKALQLLRQIASRTPFQAETRDGPLQILGVLEAGGLAFDHIRLVGFGQQQWPPPPSPNPMLPVQWQKDWEMPRASAERELKLAQELTQDLMNASSEIVVSYACEEDGVGQSLSALFGAPQPAEQLGQDAISDFYQALENGPTLEQTDDRELPPLSPADCAQVRGGAGVLKAQALCPLNAQLRYRLGAEEFSEPGLGLSAAERGNLIHEMLAAFWLNCENSQNLAAMGDEQRNLQISSSIDTAIGRLKKKHPELPEAFWALEQTRLKTIFDQWLPLEQARPAFTVSQVESELTVTLQGLTFTLRLDRLDTLVDGEQLVIDYKTGQTSLSDWLQARVREPQLPLYALFHPQAKAIAFGGVKNGDCKYQGCGELAQPINGIKLVADAQKGASKQQEPEIVHWDQLKQHWQQALEGLADEYRTGQAPLIFDRPADNENQKSLWPLNRWPERQ; the protein is encoded by the coding sequence ATGCTGCAACCCGCATTCCCCCTGCTGCACATTCTCGACCAGCTGCCCGAGGGCGGTCTGCTGCTCACACCCACCAACCGCCTGCGCAACCGCTGCCAGCAGGTGTTCGGCACCAGCCAGCAGGCGAATAAAAACTGGGCGCCGCCGGCCGTGGAATCCCTGCAGGGCTGGCTGGATACACTCTGGTTTACACTGCAGCAGAAACAGTGGCAACCGGCCATGTGCAGGGTACTGAACCGCGAGCAGCGGCAACTGCTGTGGCAGCAGTGTGTGGAAGACACGCTGGACAAAGGGCTGATCAACACCCAGCTGCTCGCCGGCAATTGCGACACGGCGCTGTCGCAACTGATTCAGTGGCTGAAAGTTGAAGACCTCACAGCCGCCGACGAAGCGCTGGCACCACACTGGGAAAAGATCGGTCTGCAGGCAGGCGACTATCCGTTGTTCCAGGTATTACCGCTGTTCCAGCAACAGTTGCAACAGCGCAACGCCATCACCCCGGACCAGCGCGACCTGCTGATCGCGCGCGCGTTTGACGAAGGGCAACTTGCGAAATTGCCGCAGATATCACTCGCGGGCTTCGTGCAGAATTCCCCTCTCACGGATCGCATCTTTGCCAGCGCTACAGAATCGCTGCAGCGCTATCCTATTCCGGAAAAAGACCAAGCGAAGATCCAGGTTGCACGTTGCCACAATCTGGAAGAAGAACTGCAACAGGCCGCGCGCTGGGCCGCGCAAAAGCTCGCGCAGAATCCGGACAACAGTGTCGGTATTGTGGTGAACAACCTCGGCCAATGCCGCCCCCTGGTGGAACAGGTATTTGCCCGTGTTCTGGAACCCCAGTGGCTGGCCCCGGCGCAAGCGGCCTATACCCTGCCATTTAACTTCTCAGCCGGTACCCCGCTCGCCAAGACCCCGGTAGGTGCCGCCACCCTGCAGTTACTGGAAACCCTGCGCGACAAATTCGATTACAGCCAGTTACGCAATCTGCTGTTCTCGCCATTCTGGGGCGACGACAGCAACGAGGAACAACACCTGCGCAGCGCCCTCTTTCGCCGTCTGCAAAAACAGGAGTTACGGGAAGTCCCCGGCAATATCCTGTGCACCTGCACGGAAAAGCTCGCCAGCGAGATCGCCCCGGAAAGTCCCCTGCCCGCACAGCTGAACCAACTCGGGGAGTGGGCCCGGCGCTGGCAGCGCGCGCCGGCAGAAATCTGGGCGCAGCGCTTCTCCGAACTGCTCGCGCGCCTGCAATGGCCCGGCAAGCGCAACCCCAACAGTCAGGAATACCAGCAGCTTATGCTGTGGGAACAGGCACTGGAAAACTTCGCCGGCCTCAATGAATTCACCGGCAGCCTACCGCTTTCCAAAGCATTGCAATTGCTGCGACAGATCGCCAGCCGCACCCCGTTCCAGGCAGAGACCCGCGACGGCCCGCTGCAGATTCTCGGCGTACTGGAAGCCGGCGGCCTCGCCTTTGATCACATCCGCCTGGTAGGCTTCGGCCAGCAGCAGTGGCCACCGCCCCCATCCCCCAATCCCATGCTGCCGGTACAGTGGCAGAAAGACTGGGAAATGCCCCGCGCCAGTGCCGAGCGAGAACTCAAGCTCGCCCAGGAACTGACCCAGGACCTGATGAACGCCAGCAGCGAAATCGTCGTCAGCTACGCCTGCGAAGAAGACGGCGTCGGCCAATCCCTCAGCGCTCTGTTCGGCGCTCCACAACCCGCCGAACAGCTGGGCCAGGACGCCATCAGCGATTTTTACCAGGCACTGGAAAATGGCCCGACTCTGGAACAGACCGACGACCGAGAACTGCCCCCACTCAGCCCCGCAGACTGCGCCCAGGTCCGCGGCGGCGCCGGTGTACTCAAAGCCCAGGCCCTGTGCCCGCTCAACGCCCAACTGCGCTACCGCCTGGGGGCCGAAGAGTTCTCCGAGCCGGGCCTCGGCCTCAGTGCCGCGGAACGCGGTAACCTGATCCACGAAATGCTCGCCGCCTTCTGGCTCAATTGCGAAAACTCGCAAAACCTCGCCGCGATGGGCGACGAACAGCGCAACCTGCAAATCAGTAGCAGCATCGACACCGCCATCGGTCGCCTCAAGAAAAAACACCCGGAACTCCCCGAAGCCTTCTGGGCCCTGGAACAAACCCGGCTCAAAACCATCTTCGACCAATGGCTCCCCCTGGAACAGGCACGTCCGGCTTTCACCGTCAGTCAGGTGGAATCCGAACTCACCGTCACTCTACAAGGCCTCACCTTCACATTGCGCCTCGACCGACTGGATACCCTCGTCGATGGCGAACAACTGGTGATCGACTACAAAACCGGCCAGACCTCACTCAGCGACTGGCTACAGGCGCGCGTCCGCGAACCCCAGCTTCCCCTCTACGCCCTCTTCCACCCGCAGGCCAAAGCCATCGCCTTCGGTGGGGTAAAAAACGGGGACTGCAAATACCAGGGCTGCGGCGAACTCGCCCAGCCCATCAACGGCATCAAGCTCGTCGCTGACGCGCAGAAAGGCGCTTCAAAACAACAGGAACCGGAGATCGTGCACTGGGACCAGTTGAAACAACACTGGCAGCAGGCACTCGAAGGCCTCGCCGACGAGTACCGCACCGGCCAGGCCCCGCTGATTTTTGATCGCCCGGCAGACAACGAAAACCAGAAATCCCTCTGGCCGTTAAACCGCTGGCCGGAAAGACAGTAA